In one Motacilla alba alba isolate MOTALB_02 chromosome 7, Motacilla_alba_V1.0_pri, whole genome shotgun sequence genomic region, the following are encoded:
- the RPRM gene encoding protein reprimo — MSGSSAGLPAGMSGSLGAPAGLNGSLGVPAGLNGSLGAPAGLNGSLGVPAPPNGSSAAAGLLAGAGGAALELERALRCCTAASVVTDGSGAAADERSLYIMRVVQIAVMCVLALTVVFGIFFLGCNLLIKSEGMINFLVKERRPSKEVEAVVVGPY; from the coding sequence ATGAGCGGCTCCTCGGCGGGGCTCCCGGCGGGGATGAGCGGCTCGCTGGGGGCTCCAGCGGGATTGAACGGCTCGCTGGGGGTTCCAGCGGGATTGAACGGCTCGCTGGGGGCTCCAGCGGGATTGAACGGCTCGCTGGGAGTTCCGGCACCACCGAACGGCTcctcggcggcggcggggctgctggccggggccgggggcgcggcGCTGGAGCTGGAGCGGGCGCTGCGCTGCTGCACCGCCGCCTCCGTGGTGACCGACGgcagcggcgcggcggcggACGAGCGCAGCCTGTACATCATGCGCGTGGTGCAGATCGCCGTCATGTGCGTGCTGGCCCTCACCGTGGTGTTCGGCATCTTCTTCCTCGGCTGCAACCTCCTCATCAAGTCCGAGGGCATGATCAACTTTCTGGTCAAGGAGCGCCGCCCGTCCAAGGAGGTGGAGGCGGTGGTGGTGGGGCCGTACTGA